The Nitrospira sp. KM1 genome includes a window with the following:
- a CDS encoding type I secretion system permease/ATPase yields the protein MPSAPSPPDGISRETPSSAPTVVSDTGLLCLLILSRLCDIPADAAQLRHQFAVGPQPLSDRELLRAAKHLGFKAGRLRTTWDELAGTPLPAMAKRTDGRYVVIAKVEPGKVLLQDPLEPRPLIVPRQAFEFVWSGELLLLAKRAHLRVQDLRFDFTWFIPAIVKYRRLLGEVFVASFMLQLFALLTPLFMQVVIDKVLVHKGFTTLHVLAVGMIVLALFEVSLGGLRTYVFAHTTNRIDVGLGAQLFRHVLTLPLAYFEARRVGDTMARVRELEHIRQFLTSHSVTTVLDLLFTIVFLSVMWMYSASLTLIVMASLPCYALLSIVVTPMIRARLNEKFNRGAENQAFLVEAISGIQTIKTLAVEPPLQRRWDEQLAEYVRASFRVVTLTTVASQTAGLVQKITTIAILWYGAYLVIGGDLSIGQLIAFNMLSGQVTGPLLRIVSLWQEFQQVGVSVERLGDVLNTKPEPLYRPDRISLPQVQGHVSFEEVTFRYRPDGPEVLRKMSFHVQPGRVIGIVGRSGSGKSTIAKLIQRLYVPERGRVIVDGIDLAQADPAWLRRQVGVVLQENFLFHRSIRDNIALTDPGCSIDRVIEAAKLAGAHEFILELPESYDTSVGEQGCSLSGGQRQRIAIARALVSNPSVLIFDEATSALDYESEAVIQRNMSQICNGRTVFIIAHRLSTVRPANRIDVIEKGEIVETGTHDDLLALNGFYAKLHRHQDGRFAFAT from the coding sequence ATGCCGTCCGCACCATCGCCTCCCGATGGGATTTCACGCGAGACTCCGTCATCTGCACCGACCGTTGTGTCCGATACCGGACTCCTGTGCCTTCTCATTCTTTCGCGCTTGTGCGACATCCCGGCCGATGCCGCTCAACTCCGGCATCAGTTTGCCGTGGGACCGCAACCGTTGTCCGACCGTGAGCTGCTCCGCGCGGCCAAGCACCTGGGATTCAAGGCTGGCCGGCTTCGCACGACCTGGGACGAGTTGGCCGGCACTCCCCTTCCGGCCATGGCCAAACGCACCGATGGTCGCTACGTGGTCATCGCGAAGGTCGAGCCGGGAAAGGTGCTCTTGCAGGACCCCCTTGAGCCTCGCCCGCTGATCGTGCCGCGACAGGCGTTCGAGTTCGTCTGGAGCGGAGAGCTGCTGCTCCTGGCCAAGCGGGCCCACCTGCGCGTTCAGGACCTCCGCTTTGATTTCACCTGGTTCATCCCGGCGATCGTGAAGTATCGCCGGCTGCTCGGCGAGGTTTTTGTCGCCTCCTTCATGCTGCAACTGTTTGCGCTGCTGACGCCGCTCTTCATGCAGGTCGTGATCGACAAGGTGCTCGTTCATAAGGGATTTACGACGCTCCACGTGTTGGCCGTCGGGATGATCGTGCTGGCGCTGTTCGAGGTGTCATTGGGAGGGCTGCGCACCTATGTTTTTGCCCACACCACGAATCGCATCGACGTCGGGCTCGGGGCGCAACTGTTCCGGCACGTCCTCACCCTGCCGCTGGCGTATTTCGAAGCGCGGCGGGTCGGCGATACGATGGCGCGGGTGCGCGAGCTGGAGCACATCCGGCAGTTTCTCACGAGCCACTCCGTCACGACCGTGCTGGACCTGTTGTTTACGATTGTGTTCCTGTCCGTCATGTGGATGTACAGCGCGTCGCTCACCCTGATCGTAATGGCCTCGCTGCCGTGCTACGCGCTGCTCTCGATCGTCGTCACCCCGATGATCCGGGCGCGACTGAACGAGAAGTTCAACCGGGGGGCGGAGAATCAAGCGTTCCTGGTGGAGGCGATCAGCGGAATCCAGACGATCAAGACCTTGGCGGTCGAACCGCCCCTCCAACGCCGATGGGATGAGCAGCTCGCCGAGTATGTCCGCGCCAGTTTCCGGGTCGTCACCCTCACGACGGTGGCGAGCCAGACCGCGGGGTTGGTTCAAAAGATCACCACGATCGCCATCTTATGGTACGGCGCCTATCTGGTCATCGGCGGAGACCTGAGCATCGGACAGCTCATCGCGTTCAATATGCTCTCCGGCCAGGTGACCGGGCCTCTGTTGCGAATCGTGAGCCTCTGGCAGGAATTTCAGCAAGTCGGAGTGTCGGTCGAGCGGTTGGGCGACGTGCTTAATACCAAGCCGGAGCCGCTGTATCGCCCGGATCGGATTTCGCTGCCGCAGGTTCAAGGCCACGTCAGTTTCGAAGAGGTGACCTTCCGCTACCGGCCCGATGGTCCTGAAGTGTTGCGGAAGATGTCGTTTCACGTGCAGCCAGGCCGCGTGATTGGGATCGTCGGGCGGTCGGGATCCGGCAAAAGCACCATTGCCAAGCTGATCCAGCGGCTTTACGTGCCGGAACGGGGGCGGGTGATTGTGGATGGAATCGATCTGGCGCAAGCGGACCCCGCCTGGCTGCGACGGCAGGTGGGCGTCGTGCTTCAGGAAAACTTTCTCTTTCACCGCTCGATACGGGACAACATCGCTCTGACCGATCCCGGTTGTTCGATCGATCGAGTCATCGAAGCGGCCAAGCTTGCCGGCGCCCATGAATTCATCCTGGAGCTTCCGGAAAGCTATGACACATCGGTCGGGGAACAAGGCTGCTCCCTCTCCGGCGGCCAGCGGCAACGGATCGCCATCGCCCGGGCCCTCGTCTCGAATCCGAGCGTTCTGATCTTCGATGAAGCGACCAGCGCCTTGGATTATGAATCCGAAGCCGTGATTCAACGCAACATGTCGCAGATCTGCAACGGGCGCACGGTCTTCATCATCGCCCATCGCCTCAGCACAGTCAGGCCGGCGAACCGGATCGATGTGATCGAGAAGGGAGAAATCGTCGAAACGGGCACACACGATGATCTGCTCGCGCTCAACGGCTTCTATGCCAAGCTTCACCGGCATCAGGACGGACGCTTCGCGTTCGCGACGTGA
- a CDS encoding HlyD family type I secretion periplasmic adaptor subunit, which yields MIQTLARYVAAWCAAWSDDAQPSVKVKPAGRAVEFLPAVLEIQDRPPSPVGRAILWTIVAVFAAGILWAWLGWIDIIATAQGKIIPSGYSKVIQPYEAGVVAAIHVQDGQLVQKGETLVELDPTQNRADHDRSSNEYRAARVEAARLRALIAGRSDFDTPPGADPQYVRLQQQLLQDQFAEYRARTASAQHLIDQRKAAIEQTRENIRRLETIVPMEAERAEAFKRLFEHDAVTKMDFLQAETQRIDKTQELAGQKQRLVQDRSALAEAEKNLRALVSEFQQTKQTELSTAETKVASLVQEVTKASQKADLQRLTSPIDGVVQQLAIHTVGGVVTSAQPLLIVVPQDHPVEVEAHVENKDVGFVREGQDVEIKVETFPFTLYGTVPGRVISLSDDAVPIEKGKDKPQAGLIFSARVSLDRSMIKVEGQPVQLSPGMAVTVEIKTGRRRVMEYLLSPLLKSVKESLRER from the coding sequence GTGATCCAGACCCTTGCTCGGTATGTCGCGGCGTGGTGCGCGGCATGGTCGGACGACGCTCAACCTTCGGTCAAGGTGAAGCCGGCCGGCCGAGCGGTCGAATTTCTTCCGGCGGTGCTGGAGATTCAGGATCGGCCTCCGTCTCCGGTCGGACGCGCGATCCTGTGGACGATTGTGGCCGTGTTCGCGGCGGGGATCCTCTGGGCATGGCTTGGATGGATCGACATCATCGCGACCGCGCAGGGCAAGATCATTCCGAGCGGTTATTCCAAAGTGATCCAACCCTACGAGGCGGGGGTCGTTGCGGCGATCCACGTCCAGGATGGGCAGTTGGTTCAGAAGGGCGAGACGCTCGTCGAGCTGGATCCGACGCAGAATCGCGCCGATCATGACCGGTCGTCCAATGAGTATCGGGCCGCCAGAGTCGAGGCCGCCCGATTGCGCGCGCTCATCGCCGGCCGGTCGGACTTCGACACGCCTCCCGGCGCCGATCCACAGTATGTTCGGTTGCAGCAGCAACTGCTTCAGGATCAGTTCGCGGAGTACCGCGCTCGAACGGCTTCGGCGCAGCACTTGATCGATCAGCGGAAGGCGGCAATCGAGCAGACGCGGGAAAATATTCGCCGGCTCGAGACGATCGTCCCGATGGAGGCTGAACGGGCGGAGGCCTTCAAGAGGCTGTTCGAGCATGATGCAGTGACGAAAATGGATTTTCTGCAAGCCGAGACGCAGCGGATCGATAAGACTCAGGAATTGGCCGGACAGAAGCAACGGTTGGTCCAAGACCGATCGGCCCTTGCGGAAGCGGAAAAGAATCTGCGCGCGCTCGTCTCGGAATTCCAGCAGACGAAACAGACCGAGCTTTCGACCGCGGAAACGAAGGTAGCCTCGCTGGTGCAGGAAGTTACCAAGGCAAGCCAAAAGGCGGATCTTCAACGGCTGACGTCTCCGATCGACGGGGTTGTCCAGCAACTGGCGATCCATACGGTGGGTGGCGTCGTGACCTCAGCCCAGCCGCTCCTCATTGTCGTGCCGCAGGATCACCCGGTCGAGGTGGAAGCGCACGTCGAGAACAAAGATGTAGGGTTCGTGAGGGAGGGGCAGGACGTGGAAATCAAAGTGGAGACGTTTCCGTTCACGCTGTACGGGACCGTTCCCGGGCGGGTCATCAGCCTGTCGGATGATGCGGTGCCGATCGAAAAGGGCAAAGACAAACCCCAGGCGGGGCTGATCTTCAGCGCACGGGTCAGTCTGGATCGTTCGATGATCAAGGTCGAAGGTCAGCCGGTACAACTCTCTCCCGGCATGGCGGTGACTGTGGAAATCAAGACCGGCAGGCGTCGCGTAATGGAGTATCTCTTGAGTCCGTTGCTCAAGTCGGTCAAGGAAAGCCTTAGGGAACGGTAG
- a CDS encoding TolC family protein, producing the protein MTGGGKKILPSLMLVGGLALGALSGAFAGDESVRQAAPVSPSKLTLTLREALAAAADNNPDVLLHKERIEASKGQVLTQLGAMLPNLSSTVRQTRQTQFLGTFGLAPVRTDPFSIFDARVNASQNLFSLSLIQRWRASRETLHATEFEAEMRKLDTMASVALVYMENLKAAAMVKMRDANQRVMIDLLGKIRHRQSQGAATGLDRARLEGQLANERQQTTEARYEMQRTMLTLINLLALPYDLALSLTDEFHREVGAVSTPEAAVEEALTNRPEVRAQYTRVRASELTYSSIAGERVPSLVAQGDYGLIGNRWNNSADTYNMAVLLQVPIFDGVQREGRVVEARSQLRQEALRMRSVLNQVKMEVYDALAASASAQEQMAVAQAGLDAATKELALALERYGLLTAASPFEVTNALNAVARAKENHVNALFQLNAARVNLARATGALQTLK; encoded by the coding sequence ATGACCGGTGGAGGCAAGAAAATACTTCCAAGCCTGATGCTTGTAGGGGGCCTTGCTCTGGGAGCTCTGAGCGGCGCCTTTGCCGGAGACGAGTCCGTACGCCAGGCCGCGCCGGTTTCTCCGTCGAAGCTCACGCTGACATTACGAGAGGCGTTGGCGGCCGCGGCCGACAATAATCCCGATGTGCTGCTGCATAAGGAGCGGATCGAGGCGTCAAAAGGACAAGTGTTGACGCAATTGGGAGCCATGCTCCCCAATCTTTCATCGACCGTCCGGCAAACCCGCCAGACGCAGTTTTTAGGCACCTTCGGCTTGGCGCCGGTGCGAACCGATCCTTTCAGTATTTTCGATGCGCGGGTAAACGCTTCTCAAAATCTGTTCAGCCTTAGCCTCATCCAACGGTGGCGGGCGTCGCGGGAAACACTCCACGCGACGGAATTCGAGGCGGAGATGAGGAAGTTGGATACGATGGCAAGCGTTGCCCTGGTCTATATGGAAAACCTGAAAGCCGCGGCCATGGTCAAAATGCGCGACGCCAATCAGCGTGTCATGATCGATTTGCTCGGCAAGATTCGGCACCGGCAGAGTCAGGGGGCAGCGACGGGACTCGATCGCGCGCGATTGGAAGGCCAACTGGCGAATGAGCGGCAACAGACGACCGAAGCGCGCTATGAAATGCAACGCACCATGCTCACTCTCATCAATCTGCTCGCGCTTCCCTATGACCTCGCGCTGTCTCTGACCGATGAATTCCATCGCGAGGTGGGAGCGGTATCGACTCCTGAAGCTGCAGTGGAAGAGGCGCTGACCAACCGCCCGGAGGTGCGGGCGCAATACACGCGAGTGCGCGCGTCGGAGTTGACCTACTCGTCCATTGCGGGCGAACGGGTGCCTTCTCTCGTGGCGCAGGGAGATTACGGCCTCATCGGGAACCGGTGGAACAACAGTGCGGACACCTACAACATGGCGGTTCTGCTCCAGGTCCCGATCTTTGACGGGGTACAACGGGAAGGGCGCGTCGTCGAAGCCCGCAGCCAGCTGCGCCAGGAGGCGCTCCGCATGCGTTCGGTGCTCAATCAGGTCAAGATGGAAGTGTACGATGCGCTGGCGGCGTCGGCCTCGGCCCAGGAACAAATGGCCGTGGCGCAAGCAGGCTTGGACGCGGCGACGAAGGAATTGGCCTTGGCGTTAGAGAGATACGGCTTGCTCACCGCGGCGAGCCCGTTCGAAGTGACGAACGCGTTGAATGCCGTCGCGCGGGCAAAAGAAAATCACGTCAATGCGCTGTTTCAATTGAACGCGGCCCGCGTCAATTTGGCGCGGGCGACCGGAGCCTTGCAGACGTTGAAGTGA
- a CDS encoding energy transducer TonB — MKSCKRAPRSYKRTIALGWSVSALVHVFAAVTAAFLGLYTASKQADIRSEPFRWEVSLIAAPQQTTMVAEGAQAQVNAPMAETDRQSMPDDRVMKHVAEYSDQAAETDLSEAIAPPVVASLSSSAVPRVDQVITEPDSVTPSTAMTVPNPAASFEPPPDIATPVDAERLQVETQIEIPKILQRPQAMTRNLINRPVLPDYGWLRDTLRNKLERVKVYPPSAKASHAQGRVVVQVNILGDGSIVRSEIEESSGHPVLDQAALDALRAASPLRLVHQLDGHAVVMLVPLNYQLE; from the coding sequence GTGAAATCCTGCAAGCGGGCTCCGAGGTCCTACAAACGCACCATTGCACTTGGATGGAGCGTCTCCGCGTTGGTGCATGTGTTTGCTGCAGTGACAGCAGCGTTTCTGGGCTTGTATACCGCGTCGAAGCAGGCAGATATCCGGAGTGAGCCGTTTCGCTGGGAAGTCTCCCTCATAGCTGCCCCCCAGCAGACGACGATGGTAGCGGAGGGCGCGCAGGCGCAGGTCAATGCACCAATGGCTGAAACGGATCGTCAGAGCATGCCCGACGATCGAGTCATGAAACACGTGGCGGAATATTCAGATCAAGCGGCTGAAACGGATTTGAGCGAGGCCATCGCACCTCCTGTCGTGGCCAGCCTGAGTTCTTCGGCCGTTCCCCGGGTTGACCAGGTGATCACAGAGCCTGACTCGGTTACACCCTCCACCGCGATGACCGTGCCTAATCCCGCTGCTTCCTTCGAACCTCCCCCCGATATCGCCACGCCTGTCGATGCAGAGCGTTTGCAGGTCGAGACCCAGATCGAGATTCCCAAGATCCTCCAGCGCCCCCAGGCCATGACCAGAAATCTCATCAACCGGCCTGTTCTTCCAGATTACGGTTGGTTGAGGGATACCTTGCGAAATAAGCTCGAGCGCGTGAAAGTGTATCCTCCTTCGGCGAAAGCCAGTCACGCACAAGGCCGCGTCGTTGTGCAGGTCAACATTTTGGGCGACGGCAGCATTGTGCGTTCGGAAATCGAAGAGAGCTCAGGGCATCCGGTTCTGGATCAGGCGGCATTGGACGCCCTGCGAGCGGCTTCTCCGCTAAGGCTCGTGCACCAGCTGGACGGCCACGCCGTCGTCATGTTGGTTCCGCTCAATTACCAGCTCGAGTAG
- a CDS encoding sigma-70 family RNA polymerase sigma factor, which produces MHDQRLALETSLFHQYYGELLRFLTVRLGCRDQAADVVQDTFLRVRNVKDLAGVTQPRAFLYKTALNLTVDVFRRRKIRTERTTHLDETVDLPSSLPRQDDVIDAKQRVRLLHDAIAELPPKCREVFLLHKFMFLPHSDIAERLGISRNMVEKHVIKAMAHCRRRVEGHEES; this is translated from the coding sequence ATGCATGACCAGCGCCTCGCGCTCGAAACTTCGCTGTTCCATCAATACTACGGTGAGCTGCTTCGTTTCCTGACGGTACGATTAGGGTGCCGGGATCAGGCGGCGGATGTCGTGCAGGACACGTTTCTCAGGGTCCGAAATGTAAAAGATCTCGCGGGCGTGACGCAGCCGAGGGCATTCCTATACAAGACCGCCCTCAATCTGACGGTCGATGTGTTCCGGAGGCGGAAAATCCGCACGGAACGGACCACACATCTGGACGAGACGGTGGACCTCCCGTCATCATTGCCCCGCCAAGACGACGTCATCGATGCGAAACAGCGAGTCAGACTGCTCCATGACGCGATTGCCGAACTGCCTCCAAAATGCCGAGAGGTGTTTCTTTTACACAAGTTTATGTTTCTTCCTCATTCTGACATCGCGGAACGACTGGGGATCTCTCGGAACATGGTGGAAAAGCATGTGATAAAGGCGATGGCCCATTGCCGGAGGCGTGTCGAGGGTCATGAAGAGTCATAG
- a CDS encoding FecR family protein, which yields MRMTSLPTNSSHQNSAAEEALEWFARLKSGDATQAERTRFQSWLAVDIGRKREFDKLSGLWADLDATRPLFAEELVRIASCREHSDRERAGRRFGRRTAWISAVAACLGLVIMGGWYFMQPETASFRTAKGEQRTITLADGSSVMLNTDTIVDAELSRSRRSLILHRGEALFTVSHERDRPFEVQAGLRVIRDVGTKFAVRRDADNVTVAVIEGAVEVQGDKDGKGPGWRLLTAGEQVSYDRGDPLSPVGEMSGSVATAWTKGKVSFEDRSLGEVVREFSRYHEGEVRILDPKLADLKVSGVFGINERLGFFKALESVVPVTVVQAGKGLFILEGRKNSPHER from the coding sequence ATGCGCATGACCTCACTACCCACGAATTCCAGTCATCAGAATTCTGCAGCCGAAGAGGCTCTCGAATGGTTTGCCCGTTTGAAGTCGGGCGATGCGACGCAGGCTGAGCGAACGCGTTTTCAATCGTGGCTCGCGGTCGATATTGGACGTAAGCGGGAATTTGACAAGCTTTCGGGGCTATGGGCAGACCTGGACGCGACCAGGCCTCTTTTCGCAGAGGAACTCGTTCGCATCGCAAGCTGTCGCGAGCATTCAGATCGAGAGCGGGCGGGGCGCCGATTTGGACGGAGAACCGCCTGGATATCGGCAGTCGCTGCTTGTCTCGGATTGGTCATCATGGGCGGATGGTATTTCATGCAACCGGAGACCGCCTCGTTCCGGACGGCCAAGGGAGAGCAGCGGACCATCACGCTTGCCGACGGATCCTCGGTGATGCTCAATACCGATACCATCGTCGATGCGGAACTATCCCGCAGCCGGAGATCTCTTATTCTGCATCGAGGAGAGGCTCTCTTTACGGTATCCCACGAACGGGACCGCCCATTTGAAGTGCAGGCGGGTCTTCGTGTCATCCGCGATGTGGGGACCAAGTTTGCTGTTCGCCGAGATGCGGACAATGTGACGGTCGCGGTCATTGAGGGGGCGGTCGAAGTCCAGGGTGACAAGGACGGGAAAGGGCCTGGTTGGCGACTGTTGACTGCCGGGGAACAAGTATCGTATGACCGAGGGGACCCTCTGTCCCCGGTCGGGGAAATGTCCGGTTCTGTCGCAACGGCGTGGACAAAAGGCAAGGTGTCGTTCGAGGACCGCTCCCTCGGGGAGGTCGTCCGGGAATTCAGTCGGTATCACGAAGGGGAGGTTCGCATCCTCGATCCGAAACTCGCAGACCTCAAAGTCAGCGGAGTATTTGGGATAAACGAGCGGCTGGGGTTCTTCAAGGCTCTTGAAAGTGTCGTGCCCGTTACAGTCGTTCAAGCCGGTAAGGGTTTATTCATTTTGGAGGGGCGGAAGAATTCTCCTCACGAACGGTGA
- the exbB gene encoding TonB-system energizer ExbB, which yields MDSLKHLVDYGVIGLLIVLSLWALAVAIERWLYYRRVSPTEFPNIQTLEIALTRRLVIIGTVAANAPYIGLLGTVLGIMLTFHTMGTSGTMAVSTIMVGLSLALKATAVGLLVAIPCVVLNNILRRRVMELLTLYKVQHGA from the coding sequence GTGGATTCGTTAAAACATTTAGTGGATTACGGGGTGATCGGACTGCTAATCGTCCTGAGCCTATGGGCGCTGGCTGTGGCGATCGAACGCTGGCTCTATTATCGGCGGGTGTCTCCGACGGAATTCCCCAACATTCAGACCTTGGAAATTGCCTTGACCAGGCGGCTGGTCATTATTGGCACGGTCGCGGCCAATGCTCCCTACATTGGATTATTGGGGACAGTGCTCGGTATCATGCTGACCTTTCATACTATGGGGACCTCCGGGACGATGGCTGTCAGTACGATCATGGTCGGCCTCAGCCTGGCTCTCAAGGCGACCGCGGTGGGATTGCTCGTTGCGATTCCCTGCGTGGTGTTGAATAATATCCTCCGCCGACGAGTGATGGAATTGCTCACGCTCTATAAGGTTCAGCATGGAGCGTGA
- a CDS encoding biopolymer transporter ExbD: MERELNEINVIPLVDVMLVLLVIVLTTATFISTGQVPVELAKAKEASDHKDVPLVITLTSDGHLFLNDQPIVEDGLKAVLNPHPRESVVVVRADRITILERFVGVVDEVRGLGFRQVSLEVVRS, from the coding sequence ATGGAGCGTGAGCTGAACGAGATCAACGTCATCCCGTTGGTTGACGTGATGCTGGTGTTGCTGGTCATTGTCCTGACCACGGCCACGTTCATTTCCACCGGTCAGGTTCCTGTCGAACTGGCAAAGGCCAAGGAAGCCAGCGATCACAAAGACGTTCCACTCGTCATCACTCTCACCTCCGATGGCCATCTTTTTCTCAACGATCAACCTATTGTTGAAGATGGATTAAAGGCCGTGCTGAATCCGCACCCGCGCGAATCCGTTGTGGTCGTCAGGGCTGACCGGATAACGATACTGGAGCGTTTTGTGGGAGTGGTCGATGAAGTAAGGGGCCTGGGATTCCGGCAGGTCAGTCTGGAGGTGGTTCGATCATGA
- a CDS encoding energy transducer TonB, with the protein MTAIEFNRFTNGTGPHHAHGWGVSLLCHALGIWCAIFIMAEIDKPTIPKPFNWEVAMIEPPAPVEPTPVQPTPPPPPQAKPVQKVVEPRPVEKPVVPVQQQTVAPTPVETVQPIEQMTQDVVMPVETVTERVPQQVTETRQESRPLVAQTVTPTQETPIIEQTSPAPTVSEFVERSQPTTVESTPHAKRPEVVEHNAPPVMDAPAVVEKSAPAIEHRSVEHRQVHVRQTQADYGWLRSLLYGRIEQLKRYPTIAKSNHWEGKVVIQAVIREDGTVLGVRIAESSGRSVLDQEALAVMQKLSPLKLPHPLGAKQMTILVPISYRLDG; encoded by the coding sequence ATGACCGCCATAGAATTCAATCGATTCACGAACGGGACCGGACCGCATCATGCCCACGGTTGGGGCGTCTCGTTGCTTTGCCATGCACTCGGGATTTGGTGCGCGATTTTTATCATGGCCGAGATCGATAAGCCGACGATCCCCAAGCCGTTTAATTGGGAAGTGGCCATGATAGAACCCCCGGCCCCGGTCGAACCGACACCGGTGCAACCCACTCCTCCTCCGCCCCCGCAAGCCAAGCCCGTTCAGAAAGTCGTCGAGCCGCGTCCAGTGGAAAAACCGGTCGTGCCGGTGCAGCAACAAACCGTCGCTCCCACTCCCGTGGAAACCGTTCAACCCATCGAACAAATGACGCAAGACGTTGTCATGCCCGTTGAGACCGTCACGGAACGAGTTCCCCAGCAGGTCACTGAAACCAGGCAGGAAAGCCGTCCCCTCGTGGCTCAGACCGTGACGCCCACTCAGGAAACTCCCATCATTGAACAGACAAGCCCGGCACCCACGGTTTCTGAGTTCGTCGAACGGTCTCAACCTACGACGGTCGAATCAACGCCGCATGCCAAACGTCCTGAAGTGGTGGAGCACAATGCCCCGCCGGTCATGGATGCGCCGGCAGTGGTAGAAAAATCCGCTCCGGCAATCGAACATCGTTCCGTAGAACATCGCCAGGTGCACGTTCGTCAGACGCAGGCCGATTATGGCTGGCTGAGGAGCCTGTTGTATGGACGCATCGAGCAGCTCAAACGATATCCGACCATCGCCAAGTCCAATCATTGGGAAGGCAAGGTCGTGATCCAAGCGGTGATTCGAGAGGATGGAACGGTTCTGGGGGTTCGAATCGCGGAAAGTTCCGGACGGTCCGTGCTCGATCAAGAGGCGCTTGCCGTCATGCAGAAGCTGTCGCCGCTGAAGCTGCCGCATCCGCTTGGCGCCAAGCAGATGACGATTCTCGTTCCGATCAGCTATCGGTTGGATGGGTAA